From Amycolatopsis sp. cg9, one genomic window encodes:
- a CDS encoding alpha/beta fold hydrolase has protein sequence MRRSAVMAASCAALIAAGGWLYQRVGQGRDERRFPPPGRLVDIGGRRLHVVRTSAGECGPVVVVLPALGATALEWHQVFRALPEDITAYAVDRGGVGWSDPAPRGPRTPTVLAGEITALLDALELTSVVLVGHSYGGIVARILAAGNPDRVVGLILVDSSHEDQARPLAAADPAKSVNELWWKAGRRQARPLGWTRAWHDINGRRRLIREAVGEVGARMAPAAAARALTTAHRRAVVGEFLGLAVAPRVTPASARRLGDLPMTVLTVGNGNGWGPVYPVWLELQRSLAAMSNRSRHLVLDGTGHHMNHDVPDQVAAAIADLITEVCVVRSEPPPTL, from the coding sequence ATGAGGCGTTCCGCGGTGATGGCGGCTTCCTGCGCGGCGTTGATAGCCGCCGGCGGATGGCTGTACCAGCGCGTGGGACAGGGACGCGATGAACGTCGGTTTCCGCCGCCGGGCCGTCTGGTCGACATCGGCGGTCGCCGGCTGCATGTGGTGCGGACCAGTGCGGGAGAGTGCGGCCCGGTCGTGGTGGTGCTGCCCGCGCTGGGCGCGACGGCCCTGGAATGGCACCAGGTCTTCCGTGCGCTGCCCGAAGACATCACGGCCTACGCCGTGGACCGCGGTGGTGTCGGCTGGAGCGACCCCGCTCCCCGAGGACCGAGGACGCCGACGGTCTTGGCCGGCGAGATCACCGCCTTGCTGGACGCCCTCGAACTGACCTCGGTGGTGCTGGTCGGCCACTCCTACGGCGGGATCGTTGCCCGCATCCTTGCCGCCGGGAACCCGGACCGCGTCGTCGGCCTCATCCTGGTCGACTCCTCCCACGAGGACCAAGCGCGGCCACTTGCGGCGGCCGACCCGGCGAAGTCCGTGAACGAGCTGTGGTGGAAAGCGGGCCGCCGGCAGGCACGGCCCCTGGGCTGGACTCGTGCCTGGCACGACATAAACGGGCGTCGGCGCTTGATTCGCGAGGCCGTCGGCGAGGTGGGAGCGCGAATGGCACCGGCCGCGGCGGCGCGCGCCCTGACTACGGCACACCGCCGTGCCGTAGTGGGAGAGTTTCTAGGGCTTGCGGTCGCCCCTCGCGTCACCCCGGCCTCGGCTCGGCGGCTCGGTGACTTGCCGATGACCGTGCTGACGGTCGGCAATGGCAACGGCTGGGGACCGGTCTACCCGGTTTGGCTCGAGCTCCAGCGGTCCCTGGCGGCCATGTCGAACCGCTCTCGCCACCTCGTGCTGGACGGCACCGGCCACCACATGAACCACGACGTACCGGACCAGGTCGCGGCAGCGATCGCCGACCTGATCACTGAAGTCTGCGTTGTCAGGTCGGAGCCGCCGCCGACGTTGTAG
- a CDS encoding SAM-dependent methyltransferase yields MTHTRLHPAAPVTRGGQDVPRWRIPAGADPTRVNLAYLYDAFREARSNDHGDDRTIPAGKDAHENERDAVRHLSASAPHAGFVFRSEQAFLDRVTTYLVKHQEVGTVIVAGAGLPHLDPRNDLHRHIRSCEAGNRKPRRASVVYVERDPLVVAAVRTIADDDAGVHVVAADPWDPAAMWNSLHAHSGRSGILARDHQPVALLLAGVMSFHGGTRTEVAEVVQDHLAQLPAGSFLAMTHLFLPEHPDMAAAARAFEQALREFGPGTGSLATRAEIEAMLAGTRLLPHGIVPAFGWYPDGPPDPPVCGHFNAAALAQKPLPDADLPAPPWHPGKPP; encoded by the coding sequence GTGACCCACACCCGCCTCCATCCAGCCGCACCGGTCACCCGCGGAGGGCAGGACGTGCCGCGGTGGCGGATCCCCGCCGGGGCCGACCCGACACGGGTCAACCTCGCCTACCTCTACGACGCCTTCCGCGAGGCCCGCAGCAACGACCACGGCGACGACCGAACCATCCCCGCGGGTAAAGACGCCCACGAAAACGAACGCGACGCCGTCCGGCACCTGTCGGCATCGGCGCCGCACGCCGGTTTCGTGTTTCGGTCCGAGCAGGCGTTCCTCGACCGCGTCACCACCTACCTGGTCAAGCACCAGGAGGTCGGGACCGTCATCGTCGCCGGCGCGGGTCTGCCCCACCTCGATCCCCGCAACGACCTGCACCGCCACATTCGCAGCTGCGAAGCCGGCAACCGCAAGCCCCGCCGCGCCAGCGTCGTCTACGTCGAACGCGACCCCCTGGTCGTCGCGGCCGTGCGCACCATCGCCGACGACGACGCCGGAGTCCATGTCGTGGCAGCCGACCCGTGGGATCCCGCCGCGATGTGGAACTCCCTGCACGCCCACAGCGGACGCAGCGGGATCCTCGCCCGCGACCACCAGCCCGTCGCGCTGCTGCTGGCCGGGGTGATGTCGTTTCACGGTGGCACCCGCACCGAAGTCGCCGAGGTCGTGCAGGACCATCTCGCGCAGCTGCCAGCCGGGTCGTTTCTGGCCATGACGCACCTCTTTCTCCCCGAGCATCCGGACATGGCCGCCGCAGCCCGCGCGTTCGAACAGGCACTGCGCGAGTTCGGGCCCGGCACCGGCAGCCTCGCCACCCGCGCCGAGATCGAGGCGATGCTCGCCGGGACACGCCTGCTGCCGCACGGGATCGTCCCGGCCTTCGGCTGGTATCCCGACGGCCCGCCCGACCCGCCGGTGTGCGGGCACTTCAACGCCGCGGCGCTCGCCCAGAAACCGCTGCCCGACGCCGATCTGCCAGCCCCGCCCTGGCACCCGGGAAAACCGCCCTGA
- a CDS encoding DUF3558 domain-containing protein — protein sequence MTTTPPLPRLVTLAATLVLCVGCGTPGHRTHLTPTATATQSPSPPGLPFAGAPTVTDPLPRSVLSGDPCTDALTPTQVVAALGAQITGKREDLAQVGPACGWFNPDTGGAVGVSYTLNIHTGLSAEYANTQPKSALWKELPPIQGFPAIAHAGTKATGIPIGFCQASIGLADDLSIDVSLTLGASKRDTADACGLVSQIADMAVTTLRERAPMTS from the coding sequence ATGACCACCACACCCCCGCTCCCGCGGCTCGTCACGCTGGCAGCCACCCTCGTGCTCTGCGTGGGATGCGGCACGCCCGGTCACCGCACACACCTCACCCCGACAGCCACCGCGACCCAGTCGCCGTCACCGCCGGGGTTGCCCTTCGCCGGTGCGCCAACAGTGACTGATCCGCTGCCACGGTCGGTGCTGTCAGGCGACCCCTGCACCGACGCGCTCACCCCCACCCAGGTCGTGGCCGCACTTGGCGCGCAGATCACCGGCAAGCGAGAGGACCTGGCACAGGTCGGCCCGGCCTGCGGCTGGTTCAACCCCGACACCGGCGGCGCTGTCGGTGTCTCCTACACCCTCAACATCCACACCGGCCTCAGCGCCGAATACGCCAACACCCAACCCAAATCCGCACTATGGAAAGAACTACCCCCCATCCAAGGATTCCCCGCCATCGCACACGCCGGAACCAAAGCAACCGGCATCCCCATCGGATTCTGCCAAGCCAGCATCGGACTGGCCGACGACCTGTCCATCGACGTCAGCCTCACCCTGGGCGCCAGCAAACGAGACACCGCAGACGCCTGCGGCTTGGTCTCTCAGATCGCTGACATGGCCGTCACGACGCTGAGAGAGCGCGCGCCTATGACGTCCTGA
- a CDS encoding HAD family hydrolase: MTMPGAAPRTLVLWDIDHTLIETRGVGRAIYDRAFPAATGKPLAKLATIAGRTELDIMAESLKVNGLEATDRAVQKLADALVQGYEDARDELAAVGRALPGARQTLQQFAADHSVHQAILTGNLRQVARIKLEAFDLAGFLDFDSSAFGEDHAERSELVKIARQRAATQTGTWYQDQHVVLVGDTPNDMKAGRSAGVRVVGVATGKTSEAELRRAGATQTVPTLLELSAVVFPAA; this comes from the coding sequence ATGACCATGCCTGGCGCCGCACCTCGGACCTTGGTGCTGTGGGACATCGACCACACGCTTATCGAGACGAGGGGCGTCGGACGGGCCATCTACGACCGGGCGTTTCCGGCGGCGACCGGCAAGCCGCTGGCGAAGCTGGCGACCATTGCAGGCAGGACCGAACTGGACATCATGGCCGAGTCGCTGAAGGTCAACGGGCTGGAAGCGACTGACCGGGCCGTGCAAAAGCTGGCCGATGCCCTGGTGCAGGGCTACGAAGATGCCCGCGACGAGCTGGCCGCCGTCGGACGGGCTCTACCCGGTGCGCGGCAAACACTCCAGCAGTTCGCTGCCGATCATTCGGTCCACCAGGCCATCCTGACCGGCAACCTGCGCCAAGTGGCGCGCATCAAGCTAGAGGCATTCGACCTCGCTGGCTTCCTCGACTTCGACAGCAGTGCCTTCGGCGAGGACCACGCAGAGCGGTCCGAGCTGGTGAAGATCGCTCGACAGCGAGCTGCAACTCAAACAGGCACTTGGTACCAGGATCAGCATGTGGTGCTGGTCGGAGACACGCCAAACGATATGAAGGCCGGAAGGTCTGCAGGAGTACGAGTCGTGGGCGTGGCTACTGGCAAGACGAGTGAGGCTGAGCTGCGTCGCGCCGGAGCAACTCAGACGGTGCCGACATTGCTCGAACTGTCAGCTGTCGTCTTCCCCGCGGCTTAG
- a CDS encoding NACHT domain-containing NTPase, protein MTSVEAAVLAKVAGIATESVVRRIRRVASGRGFGKGVAVEVTSEQLYRHHQGYWPASLSGMLPAGLNQQKIDSFLRTPEFETFTNQLIAVHLLSGHSDYRQRVRESIAEKLVDFFPPTDLRHDVDQVVSFDDLVARYKRKLNAYGIKLAEHLDASCSTAASIIKDRSENQVQVHELGFREVALDILNSIDDSLRHLIRNRDNLTWTNLYNTRFYNYHSEITAPDLNVRMPINYAKLFVGPTVLETDSSTLQPFDDGSDGRPDSFRRFYKNLDRSVLLGDPGAGKSTSSTVAALEIHRESNLIPFIVVLRELIEPEFYLPEYLADLLGRRYDVKATPESIEKLLYEGGVVVVFDGLDEVINNADRLTLARKIEIVSASYPLIKILVTCRKIGYAPARLNRSFSTFSIGPFSEEQIEEYVTHWFDAQGKLRLAELDYVVQDFMLESKEMLDLTQNPLLLAFMCVLYRGARTLPEDRASLYEKCVALLLGERDKHYKVVAEHPSILNTKRALSRVAHKELKEQRYGRPEKEITEDLIEFLTGPVIHSRERAAEFIKEMLNWCRGRAWMFTDVGPDPQHRDLFTFTHASFREYFGALYFVSTNRDAQSLVDHIFPLMEQGKSEIYAQVCCTIFDDALLSGASDVMLGLIRKLDEQQPHPILNHSEWQRRFDIKDGAGSTSRKENELADKREETSRIRSVAAAYLAGIANCLPSLSADAMSTLVGLAVAQTTLGDSAAIARLLDPASKHHEPILEILADHLSRSMAAAADTRTTRRQVWFALHAPYLLANMSSFAYPIKPTAVKALNKVVNTVSPHLKKYDGKFDVDYAMLIQSGSGTHRRLCDLDASEFCSVFSFLFDEYVLPIDGLGPRSVAIWVYDSFRGKRRETTPVARAARFLKNLGEGLIRHQSSLFDIPLPSHPAYAEHDFRSISERITAYPDSCRTALLFLIAAQIELNQQLDPMLKNDVSRKDLGQWAARLRVDSIPSAWIKEESDLWCPSSQIAE, encoded by the coding sequence GTGACCAGCGTCGAGGCTGCCGTTCTGGCAAAAGTCGCAGGAATCGCAACCGAATCGGTCGTAAGGAGGATTCGACGTGTCGCGTCGGGTCGAGGTTTCGGCAAAGGGGTAGCCGTTGAGGTCACTTCAGAGCAGCTCTATCGGCACCACCAAGGGTACTGGCCCGCATCCTTGTCCGGAATGCTTCCGGCCGGCTTGAATCAACAAAAAATAGATAGCTTTCTAAGAACGCCTGAATTCGAAACTTTCACCAACCAACTTATCGCCGTACATCTGCTTAGCGGCCATTCAGATTACCGCCAGCGGGTCCGTGAATCGATTGCGGAAAAACTGGTAGATTTCTTTCCGCCAACAGATCTGAGACATGACGTTGACCAAGTCGTAAGCTTTGACGACTTGGTCGCCCGCTATAAGCGTAAATTGAATGCCTACGGCATTAAACTTGCCGAGCACCTTGATGCAAGCTGCTCGACTGCGGCTTCTATCATTAAGGATAGATCAGAAAACCAAGTACAGGTCCACGAGCTCGGATTTCGCGAAGTTGCACTAGACATACTAAACTCGATTGACGACAGTTTAAGACATTTGATACGCAATCGAGACAACTTGACATGGACCAACCTCTACAACACTCGGTTCTACAACTATCATTCCGAGATTACCGCGCCTGACTTAAATGTTCGCATGCCGATTAATTACGCGAAACTCTTCGTTGGTCCTACAGTTCTAGAAACGGATTCATCCACACTTCAACCATTTGATGACGGAAGCGACGGGCGGCCAGACAGTTTTCGGAGATTTTACAAAAACCTCGACCGCTCAGTGTTGCTAGGCGACCCCGGGGCAGGTAAATCGACATCAAGTACCGTGGCCGCACTGGAGATCCACAGAGAATCTAATCTCATCCCGTTTATCGTTGTCCTGCGCGAATTGATAGAGCCGGAGTTTTACCTTCCCGAATACTTGGCAGACCTACTGGGGCGACGTTACGATGTAAAAGCTACACCGGAATCTATCGAGAAGTTGCTCTACGAGGGCGGTGTCGTCGTAGTTTTTGATGGCCTCGATGAGGTTATTAATAATGCGGACCGACTAACACTTGCGCGAAAGATTGAAATTGTTTCTGCATCTTACCCGCTCATCAAAATTCTTGTGACGTGCCGAAAAATAGGGTACGCCCCGGCCAGATTAAACCGATCTTTTTCAACCTTTTCGATCGGCCCCTTCTCCGAAGAGCAAATTGAAGAGTACGTGACACACTGGTTTGACGCTCAAGGAAAGCTTCGCTTAGCTGAACTCGACTACGTTGTACAAGACTTCATGCTGGAAAGCAAGGAAATGCTGGATTTGACACAGAATCCTTTGCTTCTGGCTTTTATGTGTGTCCTCTATCGGGGAGCTCGAACACTCCCCGAAGACAGAGCCTCGTTGTACGAAAAGTGCGTCGCCCTACTACTTGGAGAGAGAGACAAACACTATAAGGTCGTTGCCGAGCATCCAAGTATCCTTAATACAAAAAGGGCTCTGTCACGCGTCGCACATAAAGAGCTAAAGGAACAGCGATACGGGCGACCGGAGAAAGAGATAACCGAAGATCTAATCGAGTTCCTTACCGGGCCGGTCATTCACAGTCGGGAACGTGCCGCCGAGTTTATCAAGGAGATGTTGAATTGGTGCCGTGGGCGCGCTTGGATGTTCACCGATGTCGGACCAGACCCTCAGCATAGAGACCTCTTCACTTTTACCCACGCGAGTTTCCGCGAGTACTTTGGCGCACTCTACTTCGTCAGCACGAACCGTGACGCACAAAGCCTCGTCGACCATATTTTTCCCTTGATGGAGCAAGGCAAATCAGAGATCTACGCACAAGTCTGCTGCACAATATTTGACGATGCGCTCTTATCCGGCGCGTCCGATGTCATGCTCGGTTTGATCAGGAAACTTGATGAGCAGCAACCGCATCCCATCCTGAATCACAGCGAATGGCAAAGGCGATTTGACATTAAGGATGGCGCCGGGTCAACATCTCGCAAGGAAAATGAACTAGCCGACAAACGTGAAGAGACGTCTCGCATTCGCTCCGTGGCTGCGGCCTATCTAGCAGGGATAGCGAACTGCCTCCCATCTTTGTCAGCAGATGCGATGAGTACTCTTGTCGGACTAGCCGTGGCTCAAACAACACTCGGCGACAGTGCGGCCATTGCGCGACTGCTCGATCCAGCCTCGAAACACCACGAGCCGATCCTGGAGATTCTCGCCGATCATCTAAGTCGTAGTATGGCAGCGGCAGCAGACACGAGGACGACACGCAGGCAGGTTTGGTTCGCACTTCACGCCCCTTACCTTCTTGCGAATATGTCATCGTTTGCATACCCGATCAAGCCGACGGCTGTAAAAGCACTTAACAAGGTCGTAAACACTGTCAGTCCGCATCTTAAGAAGTATGACGGTAAGTTCGATGTAGATTATGCAATGTTGATTCAAAGCGGTAGCGGAACCCATCGCCGCCTATGCGACCTTGACGCAAGCGAGTTTTGTTCAGTATTTTCATTTCTATTTGATGAATATGTTCTACCGATCGACGGTCTAGGACCAAGATCAGTTGCAATTTGGGTTTATGACAGTTTTCGCGGCAAGCGCCGCGAGACCACGCCTGTTGCAAGAGCTGCGCGCTTCCTGAAGAACCTGGGAGAAGGCCTGATTCGACACCAAAGTAGCTTGTTCGACATTCCACTTCCTTCACATCCCGCATATGCAGAGCACGACTTCCGGTCAATTTCAGAACGAATCACCGCCTATCCGGACTCATGCAGGACGGCTCTACTGTTCTTGATTGCAGCGCAGATCGAACTGAACCAGCAACTAGACCCAATGCTGAAGAATGATGTGTCAAGGAAGGATTTGGGCCAATGGGCGGCTCGCTTAAGAGTTGACAGTATTCCGTCCGCGTGGATTAAAGAAGAGTCAGACCTATGGTGTCCATCCAGCCAAATCGCAGAATAA
- a CDS encoding helix-turn-helix domain-containing protein, which translates to MNDQLARMVGDRVRFYRTAAHQTKTVVAGLTGITPDYLYQIERGQKLPTIPVLAQLAEVLRVDPGDLLSSQPAAPTRRSSSVTADAIYRAMTAPATASPVPVRELGRQVCEAWSTWQTSTHRYSELTTDVPELIATTEATIRGTSGKHHRQAQAVAADLYGLLRTVTKRVGRVDLSLLAADRAHRAAEQADDPIRLAGARWNLIQVMLADGHAGAAEEEAMKALADLRSALGPDHLDAAALSGALLLIAAVAAARAGDAWTGRDRLRRAAPLAEQVGDRNVCWTAFGPTNVAMYAVSIEVESGEAVEGLRLAAKIDHEQSPSIERRVAFLLDQAKGYAQRREFAQTLTLLTAAETDAPEDVRFRPAAHALIRTVMERGRRTESVAAAKFASRVGLPL; encoded by the coding sequence GTGAACGACCAGTTGGCGCGGATGGTCGGTGACCGTGTGCGGTTCTACCGCACAGCGGCCCACCAGACGAAGACGGTCGTTGCCGGGCTAACCGGTATCACGCCGGACTATCTCTACCAGATCGAGCGGGGCCAGAAACTGCCCACGATCCCGGTGCTCGCCCAGCTGGCCGAAGTCCTGCGAGTTGACCCAGGCGACTTGCTGAGCAGTCAGCCGGCGGCGCCGACCCGGCGCTCCTCCAGTGTGACGGCTGACGCGATCTATCGAGCCATGACTGCGCCGGCCACAGCCAGCCCGGTCCCTGTCCGCGAACTCGGGCGCCAGGTTTGCGAGGCATGGAGCACGTGGCAGACGTCCACTCACCGCTACAGCGAACTGACCACCGACGTGCCGGAACTCATCGCGACCACTGAAGCCACGATCCGCGGCACCTCGGGCAAGCACCATCGGCAGGCTCAGGCCGTGGCCGCTGACCTGTACGGCCTTCTCCGAACGGTGACGAAGCGCGTCGGGCGCGTTGACCTGTCACTTCTGGCCGCCGATCGTGCGCATCGGGCAGCCGAGCAGGCAGACGACCCGATCCGGTTGGCCGGAGCCCGGTGGAACCTCATCCAGGTCATGCTCGCCGACGGCCATGCCGGAGCCGCAGAAGAGGAGGCCATGAAGGCGCTCGCCGACCTTCGGTCCGCACTCGGCCCTGACCACCTCGACGCCGCGGCACTGTCGGGTGCTCTCTTGCTCATCGCTGCGGTGGCGGCAGCCCGCGCCGGCGATGCCTGGACTGGTCGTGACCGGCTCCGCCGGGCCGCCCCGCTGGCCGAGCAAGTCGGCGACCGCAATGTCTGCTGGACGGCGTTCGGGCCAACGAACGTGGCCATGTACGCCGTCTCGATCGAGGTCGAGTCCGGTGAGGCCGTGGAGGGCTTGCGGCTGGCCGCCAAGATTGACCACGAGCAGTCACCTTCGATTGAGCGCCGGGTGGCGTTCTTGCTCGACCAGGCCAAGGGCTATGCGCAGCGTCGTGAATTCGCCCAGACGCTGACTCTCCTGACTGCAGCCGAAACCGACGCGCCAGAAGATGTCCGGTTCCGGCCAGCGGCGCACGCACTCATCCGCACCGTCATGGAACGCGGGCGGCGGACCGAGTCTGTCGCTGCCGCGAAGTTTGCCAGCCGCGTCGGCTTGCCACTTTAG